One Pseudomonas abieticivorans genomic region harbors:
- a CDS encoding sensor histidine kinase: MQGTSTLFARLFGMSMVAIVVAHVVAYFWFQKYGMGPPHSPTLDESGRLIAHPPPNTPPMAFLVIQFISIIAVAWWGARLLSRPIRQFSEAAERLSENLDSEPLEETGPRESRQAAHIFNRMQQRIRQQVRQRSQMLGAVSHDLRTPLSRMKLRIEQVDDLKLQSQMRQDLDDMISMLDATLSYLHEQRTCEAVQLYDVQALVESLCENAQDHGDDISTRGHCRPLLVQPIALRSCLSNLIDNALRYGGATLVDLRDSASQVTIRIIDHGPGIEASLRETVFEAFYRVEGSRNRNSGGVGLGMTLARDAVMRLGGSITLEETPGGGLTAVVSFKRV; the protein is encoded by the coding sequence ATGCAAGGCACCAGTACGCTGTTCGCGCGGCTGTTCGGCATGTCGATGGTTGCCATTGTCGTCGCCCACGTGGTGGCGTACTTCTGGTTCCAGAAGTACGGCATGGGGCCACCCCATTCGCCCACATTGGACGAGAGTGGGCGGTTGATCGCGCACCCACCGCCCAACACCCCGCCCATGGCGTTCCTGGTGATCCAGTTTATCTCGATCATCGCGGTCGCCTGGTGGGGCGCGCGCCTGCTGTCGCGGCCTATCCGGCAATTCAGCGAGGCCGCCGAGCGCTTGAGCGAAAACCTCGACAGCGAACCCTTGGAAGAAACCGGCCCACGGGAATCGCGCCAGGCCGCGCACATCTTCAACCGCATGCAGCAACGCATTCGCCAGCAGGTGCGTCAGCGCTCGCAAATGCTTGGGGCGGTGTCCCACGACCTGCGCACGCCGCTGTCACGCATGAAGCTGCGCATCGAGCAGGTCGACGACCTGAAACTGCAAAGCCAGATGCGCCAGGACCTGGACGACATGATCAGCATGCTCGACGCTACCCTGAGCTACCTGCATGAGCAGCGCACCTGCGAAGCCGTGCAATTGTATGACGTGCAGGCACTGGTCGAATCCTTGTGCGAAAACGCCCAGGACCACGGTGACGACATCAGCACCCGCGGCCATTGCCGGCCGCTGCTGGTACAGCCGATCGCGCTGCGCTCCTGCCTGAGCAACCTGATCGACAACGCCCTGCGCTACGGCGGCGCCACCCTGGTGGACCTGCGCGACAGCGCCAGCCAGGTGACGATTCGAATTATCGACCACGGCCCCGGTATCGAGGCCAGCTTGCGCGAAACGGTGTTCGAAGCGTTTTACCGGGTGGAAGGGTCGCGCAACCGCAACTCCGGCGGCGTCGGTCTGGGCATGACCCTGGCCCGCGATGCCGTGATGCGCCTGGGTGGCAGCATCACGCTGGAGGAAACGCCGGGGGGCGGGTTGACGGCAGTGGTCAGCTTCAAGCGCGTGTGA
- a CDS encoding response regulator — protein MQTLTTTPVDTDSSLDADKRWYTTALVVDDDVPLRELLSDYLARFGIQATGVGDGVEMRRALAEQSFDVVVLDLMLPGEDGLSLCRWLRSTSDVPILMLTARCEPTDRIIGLELGADDYMAKPFEPRELVARIQTVLRRVRDERSEQRVSVRFDNWRLDSVLRQLVSTDGLTVPLSNAEFRLLWVFLENPRQVLSREHLLDNARGRAIEAFDRSIDLLVSRLRQKLGDDPKSPRLIKTLRGEGYLFDAQEIA, from the coding sequence ATGCAAACGCTTACCACAACCCCCGTAGACACAGACTCATCCCTGGACGCCGACAAGCGCTGGTACACCACCGCGCTGGTGGTCGACGACGACGTGCCGCTGCGCGAACTGCTCAGCGACTACCTGGCGCGTTTCGGCATCCAGGCCACGGGCGTAGGCGATGGCGTGGAAATGCGCCGGGCCCTGGCCGAACAATCGTTTGACGTGGTGGTGCTGGACTTGATGCTGCCTGGCGAAGACGGCCTGTCGCTGTGCCGCTGGCTGCGCAGCACCTCCGACGTGCCGATCCTGATGCTGACCGCGCGCTGTGAACCCACCGACCGGATCATCGGCCTGGAACTGGGCGCCGATGACTACATGGCCAAGCCGTTCGAGCCCCGTGAGTTGGTGGCGCGCATCCAGACCGTGCTGCGCCGGGTGCGCGACGAGCGCAGCGAACAACGGGTGAGCGTGCGTTTCGACAACTGGCGGCTGGACAGCGTGTTGCGCCAGCTAGTCTCCACCGATGGCCTGACCGTGCCCTTGTCCAACGCCGAATTCCGCCTGCTGTGGGTGTTTTTGGAGAACCCGCGCCAGGTCCTCAGCCGTGAACACTTGCTGGACAACGCCCGCGGCCGGGCCATCGAGGCCTTCGACCGCAGCATTGACCTGCTGGTCTCGCGCCTGCGCCAAAAACTGGGCGACGACCCCAAGTCCCCGCGCCTGATCAAAACCCTGCGCGGCGAGGGTTACCTGTTCGACGCGCAGGAAATTGCTTGA
- the nhaA gene encoding Na+/H+ antiporter NhaA, with product MPAENAPAAKPVIPRPQVLTERALSALERFSHIEAVSGIALLVAALLALAWANSSYADGYTHFWETPITLSLGAYSLSQSVHFLVNDVLMTVFFLVVGAEIRQEIHNGALATVKLAFLPLGAALGGVIVPALIYLAINHGTEAVHGWAIPTATDIAFAVGVLALLGKSVPGGVRVLLLALAIIDDIVAILIIAIFYTASLDYAGIAIAAAGVLMVLAFQRMGIGKAALYLLPGAIIWYGLFKTGVHPTLAGVILGLLTPVRSMPMKEKPLDMIQRNFHELVDRFSGKPEAQQSVSAPLKQLRQAQREMLTPVQRVQSSLHPWVAFGIMPLFALANAGVNLAGADLNNHLSQQAFIAVIVALVLGKPLGVIMACSLLVKSRCCELPAGVTWGGVALVGLLAGIGFTMSIFISALAFIDPSLLSAAKLAVLCASVVAALLGLSWGWMLRRRQ from the coding sequence GTGCCCGCTGAAAATGCCCCTGCAGCCAAACCTGTGATCCCGCGCCCGCAAGTCTTGACCGAACGGGCGCTGTCGGCACTGGAACGTTTTTCCCATATCGAGGCAGTCAGTGGCATTGCGCTGCTGGTGGCCGCCCTGCTCGCCCTGGCCTGGGCCAACAGTAGTTATGCCGACGGCTACACGCACTTCTGGGAAACCCCCATCACCCTGTCGTTGGGCGCCTACAGCCTTTCGCAATCCGTGCACTTTTTGGTCAATGACGTCTTGATGACCGTGTTCTTTCTGGTGGTGGGCGCCGAAATCCGTCAGGAGATCCACAACGGTGCGCTGGCAACCGTCAAGCTCGCGTTTCTACCATTGGGCGCCGCCTTGGGCGGGGTGATCGTGCCGGCGCTGATCTATCTGGCGATCAACCACGGGACCGAGGCCGTGCATGGCTGGGCCATCCCCACCGCCACCGACATCGCGTTCGCCGTCGGTGTGCTGGCGCTGCTCGGCAAGTCGGTGCCAGGCGGTGTCAGGGTGCTCCTCCTGGCCCTGGCGATCATCGATGACATCGTCGCCATATTGATCATCGCAATCTTCTACACCGCAAGCCTGGACTACGCGGGGATCGCCATCGCCGCGGCGGGGGTGCTGATGGTGCTGGCGTTTCAGCGTATGGGCATCGGCAAGGCGGCGCTCTACCTACTGCCCGGCGCGATCATCTGGTATGGCTTGTTCAAAACCGGTGTTCACCCAACGCTGGCGGGGGTCATCCTGGGCCTGTTGACGCCGGTGCGGTCGATGCCTATGAAGGAAAAGCCCCTGGATATGATCCAGCGCAACTTCCACGAACTGGTCGATCGGTTTTCCGGCAAGCCCGAGGCCCAGCAGTCGGTCAGCGCGCCCCTCAAGCAGCTTCGCCAGGCGCAGCGGGAAATGCTGACCCCGGTTCAACGGGTCCAGTCATCACTGCACCCCTGGGTGGCGTTCGGGATCATGCCGCTGTTTGCCCTGGCCAATGCCGGCGTCAACCTGGCCGGAGCCGACCTGAACAATCACCTGTCGCAACAGGCCTTCATCGCGGTGATAGTGGCCTTGGTACTGGGCAAACCCCTGGGCGTCATCATGGCGTGTAGCCTGCTGGTCAAGTCCAGGTGTTGCGAACTGCCTGCCGGCGTCACCTGGGGCGGCGTGGCGTTGGTGGGGCTGCTGGCCGGCATAGGCTTTACGATGTCGATCTTTATCTCGGCGCTGGCCTTTATCGACCCCAGCTTGCTCTCGGCCGCCAAACTCGCCGTGCTCTGTGCATCGGTGGTGGCCGCCCTGCTCGGGCTGAGCTGGGGCTGGATGCTACGGCGGCGTCAGTGA
- a CDS encoding TRAP transporter large permease translates to MDALILLGSFVVLILIGMPVAFALGLSALIGAWWIDIPFDALMIQVAGGVNKFSLLAIPFFVLAGAIMAEGGMSRRLVAFAGVLVGFVRGGLSLVNIVASTFFGAISGSSVADTASVGSVLIPEMERNGYPREFSTAVTVSGSVQALLTPPSHNSVLYSLAAGGTVSIGSLFIAGIMPGLLLSAVMMVLCMIFARRRNYPKGEVIPLRQALKIAAEALWGMMAMVIILGGILSGIFTATESAAIAVLWAFFVTMFIYRDYKWRDLPKLMHRAVRTVSIVMILIGFAASFGYILTLMEIPMKITAAFLTLSDNRYVILMCINVMLLLLGTMMDMAPLILILTPILLPVIIGIGVDPVHFGMIMLVNLGIGLITPPVGAVLFVGAAVGKVSIESTVKALIPFYVALLLVLMAVTYIPAISLWLPGLVL, encoded by the coding sequence ATGGATGCTTTGATTCTGTTGGGCAGCTTTGTCGTACTGATCCTGATTGGCATGCCCGTTGCGTTCGCACTGGGGCTTTCGGCGCTGATAGGCGCATGGTGGATCGACATTCCCTTTGACGCCCTGATGATTCAGGTCGCCGGAGGGGTCAACAAATTCTCGCTGCTGGCCATACCGTTCTTCGTGCTGGCGGGGGCGATCATGGCCGAAGGCGGCATGTCGCGCCGCCTGGTGGCCTTTGCCGGGGTGCTGGTTGGGTTCGTGCGCGGCGGCCTGTCGCTGGTCAATATCGTGGCGTCGACGTTCTTTGGCGCCATTTCTGGCTCCTCGGTCGCCGACACCGCGTCCGTGGGCTCGGTGCTGATCCCGGAAATGGAACGCAATGGCTACCCCCGCGAATTCTCCACGGCGGTGACGGTCAGTGGTTCGGTGCAGGCCCTGCTGACCCCGCCCAGCCACAACTCGGTGCTGTATTCGTTGGCCGCCGGGGGAACGGTGTCGATCGGTTCGCTGTTCATCGCCGGCATCATGCCGGGGTTGCTGCTCAGCGCCGTGATGATGGTCTTGTGCATGATCTTCGCGCGCCGGCGCAACTACCCCAAGGGCGAGGTCATCCCGCTGCGCCAGGCTCTGAAGATCGCCGCCGAAGCCCTGTGGGGGATGATGGCGATGGTCATCATCCTGGGCGGTATCCTGTCTGGCATTTTCACGGCAACCGAGTCGGCGGCGATTGCCGTGCTCTGGGCGTTTTTCGTGACCATGTTCATTTACCGGGACTACAAATGGCGCGACCTGCCCAAATTAATGCACCGGGCCGTGCGCACCGTTTCCATCGTCATGATTCTGATCGGCTTCGCCGCCAGCTTCGGCTACATCCTGACGCTCATGGAAATCCCCATGAAGATCACCGCAGCGTTCCTGACCCTGTCGGACAACCGTTACGTGATCCTCATGTGCATCAACGTCATGCTGCTGTTGCTGGGCACGATGATGGACATGGCCCCGCTGATTCTGATCCTCACGCCGATCCTGCTGCCCGTGATCATCGGCATTGGCGTGGACCCGGTGCACTTTGGCATGATCATGCTGGTGAACCTGGGCATCGGCCTGATCACCCCGCCGGTAGGTGCCGTGCTGTTCGTGGGCGCGGCGGTGGGCAAGGTCAGCATCGAATCTACCGTCAAGGCCCTGATACCGTTCTACGTGGCGCTGTTACTGGTATTGATGGCGGTCACCTATATTCCGGCCATTTCGCTATGGCTTCCAGGCCTGGTGCTGTAG
- a CDS encoding TRAP transporter small permease, producing MKNSILRFNDGLYRMCIAIAGLSMLTMALIIPWGIFARYVLGSGSSWPEPTAILLMVVFTFFGAAASYRAGAHMAVNMATERMPPVLRKSAAIAVQLLMALMCVFMAVKGLKLCSNTWNQFLGEMPGLRVGISYLPIPVGGILTLVFVLEKLFLGDQSHRRAVRLDWAEESEGAV from the coding sequence ATGAAAAACTCGATCTTGCGCTTCAACGATGGCCTCTACCGGATGTGTATTGCGATTGCCGGGCTGTCGATGCTGACCATGGCATTGATCATCCCCTGGGGGATTTTCGCCCGTTATGTGCTGGGTTCCGGCTCCAGTTGGCCGGAACCCACCGCGATCCTCTTGATGGTGGTGTTCACCTTTTTCGGGGCTGCCGCCAGCTACCGTGCCGGCGCGCACATGGCCGTGAACATGGCCACCGAACGCATGCCCCCGGTACTGCGCAAAAGCGCGGCCATTGCCGTGCAACTGCTGATGGCCCTGATGTGCGTATTCATGGCCGTCAAAGGCCTGAAGCTGTGCAGCAACACCTGGAATCAGTTCCTTGGCGAAATGCCCGGCCTGCGCGTCGGTATTTCCTACTTGCCGATTCCGGTTGGCGGCATCCTGACCTTGGTCTTCGTGCTGGAAAAACTCTTCCTGGGTGACCAAAGCCACCGCCGTGCCGTGCGCTTGGATTGGGCTGAAGAAAGTGAAGGGGCTGTGTAA
- a CDS encoding TRAP transporter substrate-binding protein has protein sequence MDFTRKLTAALPLALLLSGTALADVKIKFAEVHPSGYPTVVAEQEMGNKLVKDSNGDISFKMFAGGVLGSEKEVVEQVQANAIQMTRVSLGIVGPVVPDVNVFNLPFVFRDHAHMRKVIDGEIGQEMLDKITHSEFNLVALAWMDGGTRNLYTKKPVRDIADLKGMKIRVQGNPVFIDTINAMGGNGIAMATGEIFSALQTGVIDGAENNPPTLLEHNHYQSAKYYTLTEHLILPEPVVMSKATWNTLSPEQKTLVKKLAVEAQAEERVLWDKKSAESETKLKAAGVEFITLTPAQKKAFYDATADVRSKYGAPYTDLIKRIEAVQ, from the coding sequence ATGGACTTCACCCGCAAACTCACCGCCGCACTCCCTTTAGCGCTGTTGCTCTCGGGCACAGCGCTGGCAGACGTCAAGATCAAATTCGCCGAAGTTCACCCATCCGGTTACCCCACTGTCGTGGCTGAACAGGAAATGGGTAACAAGCTGGTCAAGGACAGCAACGGCGACATCAGTTTCAAAATGTTCGCCGGTGGCGTGCTGGGGTCTGAAAAGGAAGTGGTCGAACAGGTCCAAGCCAACGCCATCCAGATGACCCGGGTCAGCCTGGGGATCGTCGGCCCGGTGGTGCCGGACGTGAACGTGTTCAACCTGCCGTTCGTGTTTCGCGACCATGCCCATATGCGCAAGGTCATCGACGGCGAAATCGGCCAGGAGATGCTCGACAAGATCACCCATTCCGAGTTCAACCTGGTTGCCCTGGCGTGGATGGATGGCGGTACCCGCAACCTCTACACCAAGAAGCCGGTGCGTGACATCGCAGACCTCAAAGGCATGAAGATCCGGGTGCAGGGTAACCCGGTATTCATCGACACCATCAACGCCATGGGCGGCAACGGCATAGCCATGGCCACGGGCGAGATTTTCAGCGCCCTGCAAACCGGCGTGATCGACGGCGCGGAAAACAACCCGCCGACCCTGCTGGAACACAACCACTACCAGAGCGCGAAGTACTACACGCTCACCGAGCACCTTATTTTGCCGGAGCCGGTGGTGATGTCCAAAGCCACCTGGAACACCCTCAGCCCAGAGCAGAAAACCCTGGTGAAAAAGCTGGCGGTCGAAGCCCAGGCCGAGGAGCGCGTGCTGTGGGACAAGAAATCGGCCGAGAGTGAAACCAAACTCAAGGCAGCCGGGGTGGAATTCATCACCCTGACACCTGCGCAGAAAAAAGCTTTTTATGACGCCACCGCCGACGTGCGTAGCAAATACGGCGCGCCTTACACCGACCTGATCAAGCGCATCGAAGCCGTTCAGTAA
- a CDS encoding serine/threonine transporter — protein MNEQANSLDQAYAAPQAQLSPWSRHDTTWMLGLFGTAIGAGTLFLPINAGLGGFWPLLILAVLAFPMTYYAHRGLTRFVLSGRDGADITEVVEEHFGLKAGALITLLYFFAIFPILLIYSVALTNTVGSFIEHQLHLQPPPRAALAFVLILGLLAVVRCGERVIVKAMSLMVYPFIVALLFLAVFLMPHWNGGILSTASNVPEPSAFLHTLWLAIPVMVFSFNHSPIISAFAVDQKRTYGANAEQRSSQILRRAHGLMVVMVLFFVFSCVLTLSPAQLAEAKAQNLSILSYLANHFSNPTIAFAAPLIAFVAIAKSFLGHYIGASEGLKGLVAKSGRKPGAKALDRMVAAFMLVVCWLVATLNPSILGMIETWGGPVIAAILFLMPMYAIRRIPAMRQYSGQMSNVFVTLVGLVAISALVYTL, from the coding sequence ATGAATGAACAGGCCAACAGCCTCGACCAGGCCTATGCCGCGCCACAAGCGCAGCTGAGCCCCTGGAGCCGTCACGACACCACCTGGATGCTGGGCCTGTTTGGCACGGCCATCGGCGCCGGCACCTTGTTTTTGCCCATCAACGCAGGCCTGGGCGGTTTCTGGCCCTTGCTGATCCTGGCGGTGCTGGCGTTCCCCATGACCTATTACGCGCACCGTGGCCTGACCCGTTTCGTGCTGTCGGGCCGTGATGGCGCCGACATCACTGAAGTGGTGGAGGAGCATTTCGGCCTCAAGGCCGGTGCGCTGATCACCCTGCTGTATTTTTTCGCGATCTTCCCGATCCTGCTGATCTACAGCGTGGCCCTGACCAATACCGTGGGCAGTTTCATCGAGCACCAACTGCACCTGCAGCCACCCCCGCGCGCGGCGTTGGCATTTGTGCTGATCCTGGGCTTGTTGGCGGTGGTACGCTGCGGTGAGCGGGTGATCGTCAAGGCCATGAGCCTGATGGTCTACCCCTTCATCGTCGCGCTGCTGTTTTTGGCGGTGTTCCTGATGCCGCACTGGAACGGCGGCATCCTCAGCACGGCCAGTAATGTGCCAGAGCCTTCGGCCTTCCTGCACACCCTGTGGCTGGCGATTCCGGTGATGGTGTTCTCGTTCAACCATTCGCCGATCATCTCGGCTTTTGCGGTGGACCAGAAGCGCACCTATGGCGCCAATGCCGAGCAGCGCAGCTCGCAGATCCTGCGCCGCGCCCACGGCTTGATGGTGGTGATGGTGCTGTTTTTCGTGTTCAGCTGCGTGCTGACCCTGTCGCCAGCGCAGTTGGCCGAAGCCAAGGCCCAGAACCTGTCGATCCTGTCATACCTGGCCAACCACTTCAGCAACCCGACCATCGCGTTCGCCGCGCCATTGATCGCGTTCGTGGCCATTGCCAAGTCGTTCCTGGGGCACTACATCGGTGCCAGCGAAGGCCTCAAGGGCCTGGTGGCCAAAAGCGGTCGCAAGCCGGGCGCCAAAGCCCTGGACCGCATGGTGGCAGCCTTCATGCTGGTGGTGTGCTGGTTGGTGGCGACACTTAACCCAAGCATCCTGGGCATGATCGAAACCTGGGGCGGCCCGGTGATCGCGGCCATCCTGTTTTTGATGCCGATGTACGCCATCCGCCGCATCCCGGCCATGCGCCAGTATTCGGGGCAGATGTCCAACGTGTTTGTGACCCTGGTGGGCCTGGTGGCGATTTCGGCACTGGTGTACACGCTTTAG